taaaaaaattaaaaatgtaataaaagaaaatgataacaataataattgtaCAATAccaaatgaaaatattaacatattGGACGATCAATATAATGATATCCTCAAATTTAATGAGATGGcatatcatttttatttatttttaaaactCACCAAAATGGTTTtattaacaaatatatataaataaaataatatacatacatatatatatatatacaattctttatataataaaatttattcatttccttttataaattaaaaggTTATTTCTGCAGCCCTCAGTGCGTCcttctaaaaaaaaaaaaataataaaaataataataacaaacATAATAGtatctattatatattcttatacatttattcgaaaatatttatgtaaatattaatattacgTAGGTATGTGCTTTTTCTTGGTTTAATTGTTTCACTCTTCTTTTGTgtttttttgatttttcaTGTTGTATTTTTGCGTCgttatttataaaataaatatcaCAAGCGAAGCATTTAAATTGTCCTATtttgaaaaagaaaaaaaaaaaaaaaaaaaaaaaaattgttatatatttaaaatagggacataaaataaataaattgataaatattttaatatatatttaatatttattttatttaatatttattttatttaatatttattttattaaatatttattttttttgattaaATTACCGcatccttttttattttcatccAAAGGAAGTTCTGGTTCATTGAAGTAATCATTATATactacaaaaaaaaagaaaagaaaagataataataaatatatatatatatatatatatatatatatatatatatatatataggcttatatataaatatgagCATGATTAaaagattatatatatatatatatatatatacatattgtTAGCGATTGATTGTTTTCTGTCTTCACATGAAGAAtaacaaattttttttaattacCTTGATCGTAGTCTCTTTTCCTTTTCCTTGTTTTTAGAATTTTACTCTTTATAGTATTACGTGgatttttcttttttcttgttGATAATGCCActaaaaagataaaatataaaaacacacacataaatatataaatataaataaataaataaataaataaatatatatatatatatatatatatatatagtataaattaataaattatgaatatatcattctttaattttttatcgGGGCAAAgattcataatatattaaggtcttcatttattttattatattatgacATTTCAACTTCTTTTTctaattgttttttttctttttttttttttaatttactTTGATtagtttttattttcttatgTTTTGCAATAAATTCTTAACgattatattaaatgatacattatacaatatatatttatatattataattaagattaataatattttctaattaactatttatataaaacattttactttatattatatatatatgttatatatttctctaatagttatataatgagaaagagaaaaaaaaaaaaaaaatagaaaaaaaagaatacatataattatattttaatttttggATAAAAAGCTTCCTTTATCACGCtaattaaaattatgtataaaaaaaataaagtatttttaataaattaaaattaaaaatataaataaaaaaataataaatgcaaaaatatataacatgtataatgagaaaaatagaaaaagaaaaaaatatatatataatttttactattttgaaaatggttatttatatttcaatattatgtatatattattatatgcaTTAAAGATTTTCAGTTacttgtttttttttcccccttaaaaaaaatggactattaaaaatatataatattcctTTGGTTTtgaaaggaaaaaatagGAACGATGTAATTTagtttttttaattttttattatttatttattttattatgttttttttttttttttattattattttattatttatttatattttttaatttcttctcactttcatatatacttatttttaattagAATTATtgtgaatataaaaaaaaattgtttttgtatatatcttttaaaaaaataataaatatttgtgaatatattatgaaaagggataattttgttttctttttaaatatatatatatatatatatatatatatatatatatatatattatatgtgtttatatatttttttttttttttttttttttttttatttttaaataaatatggCTATTTTCCTAATTATTTctcttttaaaaaaatgatgaatatGTTAGATTGTTATAAACATATCATTTAGAATATCAAGCtgagaaaaaaagaaataaaaaaaatatataaaataataaaatcaCGAAAAGAGATATTCATTTATAGTATAT
This is a stretch of genomic DNA from Plasmodium reichenowi strain SY57 chromosome 14, whole genome shotgun sequence. It encodes these proteins:
- a CDS encoding zinc finger protein, putative, encoding MALSTRKKKNPRNTIKSKILKTRKRKRDYDQVYNDYFNEPELPLDENKKGCGQFKCFACDIYFINNDAKIQHEKSKKHKRRVKQLNQEKAHTYKDALRAAEITF